A genomic region of Pseudorca crassidens isolate mPseCra1 chromosome 10, mPseCra1.hap1, whole genome shotgun sequence contains the following coding sequences:
- the ALS2CL gene encoding ALS2 C-terminal-like protein isoform X4 — protein MCSPEEAALLRLEEVFSATLARINSFVLQPLLEAAPEPSDPWGRECLQLLQQLHRSSQQLWEVTEESLHSLQERLRHPDSISLESLLLLHSADRVLQVHLEYIESYTSCVAVQAFQKAVKRRSEYWQGQRKALQQFLSGMSSEGSVGTALVQALRQPLTHHVQQCVLLLLSLRDTVGESHPTRELLVHAATVFGNLQSFMRQELEQAMATQALWHTLSSRLRDVLCTPAHRLLQDSQDIPVTVTPLRAERVLLFDDALVLLQGHSVHTFDLKLVWVEPGQDGCMFHLLTPEEEFSLCSKDPQGRVAWQRKVTQAVCQTLRGKKDFPVLGAGLEPSEPPTCRCGAYTFRAEGRFSQATYEGEWYGGRPHGKGTLKWPDGRNHVGDFCQGLEHGFGIRLVPQASEDKFDCYKCHWREGSMCGYGICEYSTSEVYKGYFQEGLRHGFGVLESTPQTPQPCRYTGHWERGQRSGYGVQDDGDRGERYIGMWQADQRHGPGVVVTQAGVCYQGTFQADKIVGPGILLSEDDSLYEGTFARDLTFVGKGKVTFPNGFTLEGSFGSGAGRGLHTQGVLDTAALPPDPGSTRKRQLGLGVFPVESRWQGVYGPFQDFVQAGCPGDLQEALLGFHVQSSRELRKSQEYLCCERTHPEDHAGRMEDILEELLQHRVPEALQQCLRKALSNSLHPLGKLLRTLMLTFQATYSGIGANKHLQGLAQEEVKQHAQELWAAYRGLLQVALQCKGQVPEEDQDAETSFYSELFTLYLLLHEREDSLYSQGIANLSLFPDTKLLEFLDVQKHLWPLKDLTLTTNQPPGDHLPHFTRYSLVRDKCFLSATECLQKMITTVDPREKLEVLERTYGEIEATVSRMLGQEHKLPMDDLLPLLIYVVSRAQIQHLGAEIHLIRDMMAPIHTGGLYDFLLTALESCYEHIQKEDMRLHRLPSR, from the exons ATGTGCAGCCCTGAGGAGGCAGCCCTGCTGCGGCTGGAGGAGGTCTTCTCAGCCACACTCGCACGCATCAACAGCTTTGTCCTGCAGCCCCTTCTGGAGGCCG CTCCAGAGCCCTCAGATCCCTGGGGCAGAGAGTGCCTACAGCTCCTGCAGCAGCTGCACAGGAGCTCCCAGCAGCTGTGGGAGGTGACGGAGGAAAGCCTGCACTCACTGCAGGAGAGGCTGCGCCACCCGGACTCCATCAGTCTGGAATCCCTGCTGCTGCTGCACAGCGCTGACCGTGTCTTGCAAGTCCACCTGGA GTACATCGAGTCCTACACAAGCTGTGTGGCAGTGCAGGCCTTTCAGAAGGCAGTAAAGAGGAGGAG CGAGTACTGGCAGGGCCAGCGGAAGGCGCTGCAGCAGTTCCTGTCGGGCATGAGCTCAGAGGGCTCGGTGGGCACCGCGCTGGTCCAGGCTCTCCGCCAGCCACTCACCCATCATGTGCAGCAGTGCGTGCTCCTCCTGCTGAGCCTCAGGGACACTGTCGGGGAG AGTCACCCCACCCGGGAGCTGTTGGTGCATGCAGCCACCGTCTTTGGGAACTTGCAGTCCTTCATGAGGCAGGAGCTGGAGCAGGCCATGGCCACGCAGGCCCTCTGGCACACTCTGAGCAGCCGGCTACGG GATGTGCTCTGTACCCCCGCTCACCGACTCTTGCAAGACAGCCAGGACATACCTGTGACGGTCACCCCGCTGAGGGCAGAGCGTGTGCTGCTCTTTGATGATGCCCTTGTCCTGCTACAG GGCCACAGTGTCCACACCTTTGATCTGAAGCTGGTGTGGGTGGAACCTGGGCAGGACGG GTGCATGTTTCACCTCCTCACGCCTGAGGAAGAGTTCTCCTTGTGCTCCAAGGACCCACAGGGCCGG GTGGCCTGGCAGCGGAAGGTCACCCAGGCTGTGTGCCAGACCTTGCGTGGGAAGAAGGACTTCCCGGTGCTGGGGGCGGGCCTGGAGCCTTCTGAACCCCCCACCTGCCGCTGTGGAGCATACACCTTCCGTGCGGAGGGCCGCTTCAGCCAGGCCACCTATGAGGGCGAGTGGTACGGTGGCAGGCCCCATGGCAA GGGAACCCTGAAGTGGCCAGACGGGCGGAATCACGTGGGGGACTTCTGCCAGGGCCTGGAGCACGG CTTTGGCATCCGCCTGGTGCCCCAGGCCTCCGAGGATAAGTTTGACTGTTACAAGTGCCACTGGCGGGAAGGCAGCATGTGCGGCTATGGTATCTGTGA GTACAGCACCAGCGAGGTGTACAAGGGCTACTTTCAGGAAGGCCTGCGGCATGGATTTGGGGTCCTTGAGAGCACCCCGCAGACCCCTCAGCCCTGCAGGTACACGGGCCACTGGGAGAGGGGCCAGAGGAGTGGCTATGGCGTCCAGGACGACGGCGACAG gggTGAGCGCTATATTGGCATGTGGCAGGCTGACCAGCGCCATGGCCCAGGGGTCGTGGTCACCCAGGCGGGTGTCTGCTACCAGGGGACCTTCCAGGCAGACAAGatagtg GGCCCAGGGATCCTTCTCTCTGAAGATGACTCCTTGTATGAGGGCACCTTCGCCAGGGACCTGACCTTCGTGGGGAAG GGCAAGGTCACCTTCCCTAATGGCTTCACCCTGGAGGGCTCTTTTGgcagtggggcagggagaggactgcatACCCAGGGTGTGCTGGACACAGCTGCCCTCCCTCCAGATCCAGGCAGTACCCGCAAGAG GCAGCTGGGCCTGGGCGTCTTCCCCGTGGAGAGCCGCTGGCAGGGCGTCTATGGCCCCTTCCAGGACTTTGTTCAAGCCGGCTGCCCTGGAGACCTGCAGGAGGCCCTGCTGGGCTTCCACGTGCAGAGCTCAAGGGAGCTGCGCAAGTCCCAGGAGTACCTGTGCTGCGAGAG GACCCACCCCGAGGACCACGCAGGCAGAATGGAGGACATCCTGGAGGAGCTGCTGCAGCACCGGGTGCCCGAGGCCCTGCAGCAGTGCCTCAGGAAG GCCCTGAGCAACTCTCTGCATCCCCTGGGAAAGCTGCTCCGGACTCTGATGCTGACCTTCCAGGCCACATACTCAGGCATTGGGGCCAACAAGCACCTGCAGGGGCTGGCGCAGGAGGAGGTGAAGCAGCACGCCCAGGAACTCTGGGCCGCCTACAG GGGTCTGCTGCAGGTTGCCTTACAGTGCAAGGGCCAGGTCCCAGAGGAAGATCAAGATGCAGAGACAAG CTTCTACTCGGAGCTCTTCACTCTCTACCTGCTTCTTCATGAGAGGGAGGACAGCCTCTACAGCCAGGGCATTGCCAACCTTAGCCTCTTCCCCGACACCAAGCTGCTTGAGTTCCTGGATGTACAGAA GCACCTGTGGCCCCTCAAGGACCTCACGCTGACGACCAATCAG CCTCCTGGAGACCATTTACCCCACTTTACA AGATACTCCCTAGTCAGAGACAAGTGCTTCCTGTCAGCCACGGAATGTCTGCAGAAGATGAT CACCACGGTGGACCCCCGGGAGAAGCTGGAGGTGCTGGAGAGGACatatggggaaattgaggccacTGTGTCGCGGATGCTCGGCCAGGAGCACAAGCTGCCCATGGACGACCTGCTGCCGCTGCTCATCTACGTGGTGTCGCGTGCCCA AATCCAGCACCTGGGAGCCGAGATCCACCTGATCCGTGATATGATGGCCCCTATCCACACAGGAGGCCTGTATGACTTCTTGCTCACGGCCCTGGAG TCCTGTTACGAGCACATCCAGAAGGAGGACATGAGGCTGCATCGCTTGCCCAGCCGCTAG
- the ALS2CL gene encoding ALS2 C-terminal-like protein isoform X3: MCSPEEAALLRLEEVFSATLARINSFVLQPLLEAAPEPSDPWGRECLQLLQQLHRSSQQLWEVTEESLHSLQERLRHPDSISLESLLLLHSADRVLQVHLEYIESYTSCVAVQAFQKAVKRRSEYWQGQRKALQQFLSGMSSEGSVGTALVQALRQPLTHHVQQCVLLLLSLRDTVGESHPTRELLVHAATVFGNLQSFMRQELEQAMATQALWHTLSSRLRDVLCTPAHRLLQDSQDIPVTVTPLRAERVLLFDDALVLLQGHSVHTFDLKLVWVEPGQDGCMFHLLTPEEEFSLCSKDPQGRVAWQRKVTQAVCQTLRGKKDFPVLGAGLEPSEPPTCRCGAYTFRAEGRFSQATYEGEWYGGRPHGKGTLKWPDGRNHVGDFCQGLEHGFGIRLVPQASEDKFDCYKCHWREGSMCGYGICEYSTSEVYKGYFQEGLRHGFGVLESTPQTPQPCRYTGHWERGQRSGYGVQDDGDRGERYIGMWQADQRHGPGVVVTQAGVCYQGTFQADKIVGPGILLSEDDSLYEGTFARDLTFVGKGKVTFPNGFTLEGSFGSGAGRGLHTQGVLDTAALPPDPGSTRKRQLGLGVFPVESRWQGVYGPFQDFVQAGCPGDLQEALLGFHVQSSRELRKSQEYLCCERTHPEDHAGRMEDILEELLQHRVPEALQQCLRKALSNSLHPLGKLLRTLMLTFQATYSGIGANKHLQGLAQEEVKQHAQELWAAYRGLLQVALQCKGQVPEEDQDAETRDLQVHRLMLPLVLPSFYSELFTLYLLLHEREDSLYSQGIANLSLFPDTKLLEFLDVQKHLWPLKDLTLTTNQRYSLVRDKCFLSATECLQKMITTVDPREKLEVLERTYGEIEATVSRMLGQEHKLPMDDLLPLLIYVVSRAQIQHLGAEIHLIRDMMAPIHTGGLYDFLLTALESCYEHIQKEDMRLHRLPSR; this comes from the exons ATGTGCAGCCCTGAGGAGGCAGCCCTGCTGCGGCTGGAGGAGGTCTTCTCAGCCACACTCGCACGCATCAACAGCTTTGTCCTGCAGCCCCTTCTGGAGGCCG CTCCAGAGCCCTCAGATCCCTGGGGCAGAGAGTGCCTACAGCTCCTGCAGCAGCTGCACAGGAGCTCCCAGCAGCTGTGGGAGGTGACGGAGGAAAGCCTGCACTCACTGCAGGAGAGGCTGCGCCACCCGGACTCCATCAGTCTGGAATCCCTGCTGCTGCTGCACAGCGCTGACCGTGTCTTGCAAGTCCACCTGGA GTACATCGAGTCCTACACAAGCTGTGTGGCAGTGCAGGCCTTTCAGAAGGCAGTAAAGAGGAGGAG CGAGTACTGGCAGGGCCAGCGGAAGGCGCTGCAGCAGTTCCTGTCGGGCATGAGCTCAGAGGGCTCGGTGGGCACCGCGCTGGTCCAGGCTCTCCGCCAGCCACTCACCCATCATGTGCAGCAGTGCGTGCTCCTCCTGCTGAGCCTCAGGGACACTGTCGGGGAG AGTCACCCCACCCGGGAGCTGTTGGTGCATGCAGCCACCGTCTTTGGGAACTTGCAGTCCTTCATGAGGCAGGAGCTGGAGCAGGCCATGGCCACGCAGGCCCTCTGGCACACTCTGAGCAGCCGGCTACGG GATGTGCTCTGTACCCCCGCTCACCGACTCTTGCAAGACAGCCAGGACATACCTGTGACGGTCACCCCGCTGAGGGCAGAGCGTGTGCTGCTCTTTGATGATGCCCTTGTCCTGCTACAG GGCCACAGTGTCCACACCTTTGATCTGAAGCTGGTGTGGGTGGAACCTGGGCAGGACGG GTGCATGTTTCACCTCCTCACGCCTGAGGAAGAGTTCTCCTTGTGCTCCAAGGACCCACAGGGCCGG GTGGCCTGGCAGCGGAAGGTCACCCAGGCTGTGTGCCAGACCTTGCGTGGGAAGAAGGACTTCCCGGTGCTGGGGGCGGGCCTGGAGCCTTCTGAACCCCCCACCTGCCGCTGTGGAGCATACACCTTCCGTGCGGAGGGCCGCTTCAGCCAGGCCACCTATGAGGGCGAGTGGTACGGTGGCAGGCCCCATGGCAA GGGAACCCTGAAGTGGCCAGACGGGCGGAATCACGTGGGGGACTTCTGCCAGGGCCTGGAGCACGG CTTTGGCATCCGCCTGGTGCCCCAGGCCTCCGAGGATAAGTTTGACTGTTACAAGTGCCACTGGCGGGAAGGCAGCATGTGCGGCTATGGTATCTGTGA GTACAGCACCAGCGAGGTGTACAAGGGCTACTTTCAGGAAGGCCTGCGGCATGGATTTGGGGTCCTTGAGAGCACCCCGCAGACCCCTCAGCCCTGCAGGTACACGGGCCACTGGGAGAGGGGCCAGAGGAGTGGCTATGGCGTCCAGGACGACGGCGACAG gggTGAGCGCTATATTGGCATGTGGCAGGCTGACCAGCGCCATGGCCCAGGGGTCGTGGTCACCCAGGCGGGTGTCTGCTACCAGGGGACCTTCCAGGCAGACAAGatagtg GGCCCAGGGATCCTTCTCTCTGAAGATGACTCCTTGTATGAGGGCACCTTCGCCAGGGACCTGACCTTCGTGGGGAAG GGCAAGGTCACCTTCCCTAATGGCTTCACCCTGGAGGGCTCTTTTGgcagtggggcagggagaggactgcatACCCAGGGTGTGCTGGACACAGCTGCCCTCCCTCCAGATCCAGGCAGTACCCGCAAGAG GCAGCTGGGCCTGGGCGTCTTCCCCGTGGAGAGCCGCTGGCAGGGCGTCTATGGCCCCTTCCAGGACTTTGTTCAAGCCGGCTGCCCTGGAGACCTGCAGGAGGCCCTGCTGGGCTTCCACGTGCAGAGCTCAAGGGAGCTGCGCAAGTCCCAGGAGTACCTGTGCTGCGAGAG GACCCACCCCGAGGACCACGCAGGCAGAATGGAGGACATCCTGGAGGAGCTGCTGCAGCACCGGGTGCCCGAGGCCCTGCAGCAGTGCCTCAGGAAG GCCCTGAGCAACTCTCTGCATCCCCTGGGAAAGCTGCTCCGGACTCTGATGCTGACCTTCCAGGCCACATACTCAGGCATTGGGGCCAACAAGCACCTGCAGGGGCTGGCGCAGGAGGAGGTGAAGCAGCACGCCCAGGAACTCTGGGCCGCCTACAG GGGTCTGCTGCAGGTTGCCTTACAGTGCAAGGGCCAGGTCCCAGAGGAAGATCAAGATGCAGAGACAAG GGACCTGCAGGTGCACAGATTGATGCTACCCCTTGTCCTGCCCAGCTTCTACTCGGAGCTCTTCACTCTCTACCTGCTTCTTCATGAGAGGGAGGACAGCCTCTACAGCCAGGGCATTGCCAACCTTAGCCTCTTCCCCGACACCAAGCTGCTTGAGTTCCTGGATGTACAGAA GCACCTGTGGCCCCTCAAGGACCTCACGCTGACGACCAATCAG AGATACTCCCTAGTCAGAGACAAGTGCTTCCTGTCAGCCACGGAATGTCTGCAGAAGATGAT CACCACGGTGGACCCCCGGGAGAAGCTGGAGGTGCTGGAGAGGACatatggggaaattgaggccacTGTGTCGCGGATGCTCGGCCAGGAGCACAAGCTGCCCATGGACGACCTGCTGCCGCTGCTCATCTACGTGGTGTCGCGTGCCCA AATCCAGCACCTGGGAGCCGAGATCCACCTGATCCGTGATATGATGGCCCCTATCCACACAGGAGGCCTGTATGACTTCTTGCTCACGGCCCTGGAG TCCTGTTACGAGCACATCCAGAAGGAGGACATGAGGCTGCATCGCTTGCCCAGCCGCTAG
- the ALS2CL gene encoding ALS2 C-terminal-like protein isoform X1, protein MCSPEEAALLRLEEVFSATLARINSFVLQPLLEAAPEPSDPWGRECLQLLQQLHRSSQQLWEVTEESLHSLQERLRHPDSISLESLLLLHSADRVLQVHLEYIESYTSCVAVQAFQKAVKRRSEYWQGQRKALQQFLSGMSSEGSVGTALVQALRQPLTHHVQQCVLLLLSLRDTVGESHPTRELLVHAATVFGNLQSFMRQELEQAMATQALWHTLSSRLRDVLCTPAHRLLQDSQDIPVTVTPLRAERVLLFDDALVLLQGHSVHTFDLKLVWVEPGQDGCMFHLLTPEEEFSLCSKDPQGRVAWQRKVTQAVCQTLRGKKDFPVLGAGLEPSEPPTCRCGAYTFRAEGRFSQATYEGEWYGGRPHGKGTLKWPDGRNHVGDFCQGLEHGFGIRLVPQASEDKFDCYKCHWREGSMCGYGICEYSTSEVYKGYFQEGLRHGFGVLESTPQTPQPCRYTGHWERGQRSGYGVQDDGDRGERYIGMWQADQRHGPGVVVTQAGVCYQGTFQADKIVGPGILLSEDDSLYEGTFARDLTFVGKGKVTFPNGFTLEGSFGSGAGRGLHTQGVLDTAALPPDPGSTRKRQLGLGVFPVESRWQGVYGPFQDFVQAGCPGDLQEALLGFHVQSSRELRKSQEYLCCERTHPEDHAGRMEDILEELLQHRVPEALQQCLRKALSNSLHPLGKLLRTLMLTFQATYSGIGANKHLQGLAQEEVKQHAQELWAAYRGLLQVALQCKGQVPEEDQDAETRDLQVHRLMLPLVLPSFYSELFTLYLLLHEREDSLYSQGIANLSLFPDTKLLEFLDVQKHLWPLKDLTLTTNQPPGDHLPHFTRYSLVRDKCFLSATECLQKMITTVDPREKLEVLERTYGEIEATVSRMLGQEHKLPMDDLLPLLIYVVSRAQIQHLGAEIHLIRDMMAPIHTGGLYDFLLTALESCYEHIQKEDMRLHRLPSR, encoded by the exons ATGTGCAGCCCTGAGGAGGCAGCCCTGCTGCGGCTGGAGGAGGTCTTCTCAGCCACACTCGCACGCATCAACAGCTTTGTCCTGCAGCCCCTTCTGGAGGCCG CTCCAGAGCCCTCAGATCCCTGGGGCAGAGAGTGCCTACAGCTCCTGCAGCAGCTGCACAGGAGCTCCCAGCAGCTGTGGGAGGTGACGGAGGAAAGCCTGCACTCACTGCAGGAGAGGCTGCGCCACCCGGACTCCATCAGTCTGGAATCCCTGCTGCTGCTGCACAGCGCTGACCGTGTCTTGCAAGTCCACCTGGA GTACATCGAGTCCTACACAAGCTGTGTGGCAGTGCAGGCCTTTCAGAAGGCAGTAAAGAGGAGGAG CGAGTACTGGCAGGGCCAGCGGAAGGCGCTGCAGCAGTTCCTGTCGGGCATGAGCTCAGAGGGCTCGGTGGGCACCGCGCTGGTCCAGGCTCTCCGCCAGCCACTCACCCATCATGTGCAGCAGTGCGTGCTCCTCCTGCTGAGCCTCAGGGACACTGTCGGGGAG AGTCACCCCACCCGGGAGCTGTTGGTGCATGCAGCCACCGTCTTTGGGAACTTGCAGTCCTTCATGAGGCAGGAGCTGGAGCAGGCCATGGCCACGCAGGCCCTCTGGCACACTCTGAGCAGCCGGCTACGG GATGTGCTCTGTACCCCCGCTCACCGACTCTTGCAAGACAGCCAGGACATACCTGTGACGGTCACCCCGCTGAGGGCAGAGCGTGTGCTGCTCTTTGATGATGCCCTTGTCCTGCTACAG GGCCACAGTGTCCACACCTTTGATCTGAAGCTGGTGTGGGTGGAACCTGGGCAGGACGG GTGCATGTTTCACCTCCTCACGCCTGAGGAAGAGTTCTCCTTGTGCTCCAAGGACCCACAGGGCCGG GTGGCCTGGCAGCGGAAGGTCACCCAGGCTGTGTGCCAGACCTTGCGTGGGAAGAAGGACTTCCCGGTGCTGGGGGCGGGCCTGGAGCCTTCTGAACCCCCCACCTGCCGCTGTGGAGCATACACCTTCCGTGCGGAGGGCCGCTTCAGCCAGGCCACCTATGAGGGCGAGTGGTACGGTGGCAGGCCCCATGGCAA GGGAACCCTGAAGTGGCCAGACGGGCGGAATCACGTGGGGGACTTCTGCCAGGGCCTGGAGCACGG CTTTGGCATCCGCCTGGTGCCCCAGGCCTCCGAGGATAAGTTTGACTGTTACAAGTGCCACTGGCGGGAAGGCAGCATGTGCGGCTATGGTATCTGTGA GTACAGCACCAGCGAGGTGTACAAGGGCTACTTTCAGGAAGGCCTGCGGCATGGATTTGGGGTCCTTGAGAGCACCCCGCAGACCCCTCAGCCCTGCAGGTACACGGGCCACTGGGAGAGGGGCCAGAGGAGTGGCTATGGCGTCCAGGACGACGGCGACAG gggTGAGCGCTATATTGGCATGTGGCAGGCTGACCAGCGCCATGGCCCAGGGGTCGTGGTCACCCAGGCGGGTGTCTGCTACCAGGGGACCTTCCAGGCAGACAAGatagtg GGCCCAGGGATCCTTCTCTCTGAAGATGACTCCTTGTATGAGGGCACCTTCGCCAGGGACCTGACCTTCGTGGGGAAG GGCAAGGTCACCTTCCCTAATGGCTTCACCCTGGAGGGCTCTTTTGgcagtggggcagggagaggactgcatACCCAGGGTGTGCTGGACACAGCTGCCCTCCCTCCAGATCCAGGCAGTACCCGCAAGAG GCAGCTGGGCCTGGGCGTCTTCCCCGTGGAGAGCCGCTGGCAGGGCGTCTATGGCCCCTTCCAGGACTTTGTTCAAGCCGGCTGCCCTGGAGACCTGCAGGAGGCCCTGCTGGGCTTCCACGTGCAGAGCTCAAGGGAGCTGCGCAAGTCCCAGGAGTACCTGTGCTGCGAGAG GACCCACCCCGAGGACCACGCAGGCAGAATGGAGGACATCCTGGAGGAGCTGCTGCAGCACCGGGTGCCCGAGGCCCTGCAGCAGTGCCTCAGGAAG GCCCTGAGCAACTCTCTGCATCCCCTGGGAAAGCTGCTCCGGACTCTGATGCTGACCTTCCAGGCCACATACTCAGGCATTGGGGCCAACAAGCACCTGCAGGGGCTGGCGCAGGAGGAGGTGAAGCAGCACGCCCAGGAACTCTGGGCCGCCTACAG GGGTCTGCTGCAGGTTGCCTTACAGTGCAAGGGCCAGGTCCCAGAGGAAGATCAAGATGCAGAGACAAG GGACCTGCAGGTGCACAGATTGATGCTACCCCTTGTCCTGCCCAGCTTCTACTCGGAGCTCTTCACTCTCTACCTGCTTCTTCATGAGAGGGAGGACAGCCTCTACAGCCAGGGCATTGCCAACCTTAGCCTCTTCCCCGACACCAAGCTGCTTGAGTTCCTGGATGTACAGAA GCACCTGTGGCCCCTCAAGGACCTCACGCTGACGACCAATCAG CCTCCTGGAGACCATTTACCCCACTTTACA AGATACTCCCTAGTCAGAGACAAGTGCTTCCTGTCAGCCACGGAATGTCTGCAGAAGATGAT CACCACGGTGGACCCCCGGGAGAAGCTGGAGGTGCTGGAGAGGACatatggggaaattgaggccacTGTGTCGCGGATGCTCGGCCAGGAGCACAAGCTGCCCATGGACGACCTGCTGCCGCTGCTCATCTACGTGGTGTCGCGTGCCCA AATCCAGCACCTGGGAGCCGAGATCCACCTGATCCGTGATATGATGGCCCCTATCCACACAGGAGGCCTGTATGACTTCTTGCTCACGGCCCTGGAG TCCTGTTACGAGCACATCCAGAAGGAGGACATGAGGCTGCATCGCTTGCCCAGCCGCTAG